A stretch of DNA from Odontesthes bonariensis isolate fOdoBon6 chromosome 2, fOdoBon6.hap1, whole genome shotgun sequence:
CTTTTCCTTTGGGACAGAACAAACAATTTATCCCACCCGTTTTGTCTTAAAATGAAAAGTTAAGCATGGAAGAAAGAATGTAATTTGACTGACAGCGATACATATCAAATTACACAGACtaaaaaagacaagaaagacACATGACTGCTCCCTGTAATAGTCATAAGTGGAGCTTCAGATCAAAGCTGGACATGCAGGTAGGGGACCCTGAGAAATAGTTCTGTATATTAGTCCTGTGGTATTTGAGTGAAATAATTGAGgattatttaaagctgcagtcggcaggttttcaaaattgcgagtataaagtcggaaaattcgaactgatacaactttcaggtccctcccccaacctctaacaagctccgaatcgccccccaaacccctccccctctgtggacgaggttgtgcacgtgagttcacaccagtgtgagcgcacacaagctgcggGCAGACtcaccacagcccttttacagacagccgttccacttcctattcgccccattataaaaaatttggctgcagttcagttgattttctctgggggcgctggcgagcgagtgcagaatgaccattttccatagggctggcgctaataactcaaaaaatgtccccgctagcggctgaaacctgaaaataatactgtgatttctgacagagggatgtggatttatatcgaaagtacaataacctgggagttatagctttctgttttcttacaggtctggcatttgcgagtcagtatccgctagcatctagctaacggaatctgaagaacgcacggctgattacgaccggctgctttacggcactcgtccactgtgccagagtgctaacctggtgccgctaacaacaaccaaagctaaaccaaaggctagtcagagagtatgtaaaagggctgtgctgaaatctgtaactatttgagctaacacctctctgctagctcagcgctaggactgaccatgccgtaaagtgatgccacatgtgtgacgtcactcgggatgcaatactgacaataaatgtgtattttaaacaaatctagtgagtctaaaaaatcaaaccaagtgccgtttgaaaggataatttatcctgcctttcattaaaatgaaaaaatataaaaaattctatcaaaagcaatggctgcatctaaggtggatttcatagtaccaccatagagttcagcgtgctctgcactgcttcgttggcggccctagagtgcagtaccacccggaaatagccgccagttttccctctcctcataatagagactctctggactcacgctcagcagcgtgtgcacaagctgtgattgacaggtaggattcctccaccctaacttgattggttaaaaacagccgggagcgctcgatttttgcaagcatgattacaggcttcagagggagctacagatttcgttatttttcctaaacagcctatttaatattctacttccagaatcccatgacagttcaagctaatatgactaaaaaaaagttgccgaccgcagctttaaagacTAGTCTTTGGGTTTCACTTAAGCATCAAATCGCAGATGGTGCATGCATGCTATTTTAATTCAAACAAATAAATCCACTCCAGCATTAGTTGACTGATAGTGACAAAAAGATAGAATATCTGTGCTTCTACAGAATGAAATATTGACCCTAAAATGCCCTTTAAATTAATTATACTTATATAACATTAGCCCAGCATTATATAATCTAGTTACAGTAGAAAATCTTCCAGTCAGAAAAACCAACACTCTTGCAGCTCTAAGCTTCACTGAACTTTGGATTAACTCAGGTATTTCAAGGTCTTTTATTTCCTTTGAGTATTATCAAGGACATTACTGCCTGTGTGAAAACATTATGAACAGGAAGCGGGGGAGTCTTTTGGTCTTTGACACAAAAAATGCAGCTGGCAGTCAGTGGAGGTTCCTTTGACTACAGTTGTTTCTAAACATGATGTTGAGTTTCTCATTGCATTTTTCAGGTCATCAATTATAATTAAAGCCATGAACATTCACAGTGGTGTCAAACCGTACAATGTTTTTCATTGTGTTGCACTTATTCATAGTACTATACTGCCAACAAATCGGATGAGAAAATACTAAAGTAAATGCGTATTTCTTGATTTTTGTTACAGGAAAAGGAAACAGAGATACAGTACTGGACAGAGGGGTCGTCCTGACAAAAATGAAGCTCTTCAGAAACTTAAATGAAAGGCTCCTGATGGCTGACGACTCTGTCTCAACTATTTCTACAGGGTCGGTTTCTGACCAGGACATCTTGGACCTCACCAAAGCCTCTGTGGTAAACTCCCATCTTCAAGACAAGTCAACGCAGCCTCAGAAGGAGTGTGGTTCAGACTACCTATCTTCCATTTTCTCACACTCTCAGCTCCCAAAGTTGTACAAGTTCGAGTCAGAGGACTCTGGAGTGGAAATGCCCAGTGGAGCAAACTCTCCATCCACCCCAACCGGCTCAGAACATAGCTTTGTGGTCCACAGTCGAGAGTCATCTTGCGATTCCTGCAACCTAAACTCTGATCCTAATCGTCTCCCTAATAGACTGGGTTTAAATTCACCAAGCTCTAAGATTAAGAAGGCAAAGGACTCAGTGGATGATAGTTTGAATACAACAGTGGATACTCAAGACAATGTGTTCATACACAAAGAGGAATTCAGTTCCTCAGCCACGACAGTAGAATTGAACAAAGGTAAGGTCATGGACCAAAGTGAGGTTTCAGAAGGTTTCCCTGAAGAAGATGGGGAGAAATTGGGACAATCTGAAGAGACCATTTCTTTGACTGAAAGATCCTGCTCAGAAAATATGAGGTCTACGCAGCAATCCTCAACAGAAACATGTGATGTAACGATCGGCAAAGATGTAGAGCCTCTAAGGCAGAGTGCTACTCGTGGGAGTCTAGAGGAGTATATGGACCAATGCTGCAGACTTAGTGAGGTAAGAAAAAATATAATGTATTCATTGGTTCTATCAATCAATCAAGCTCCCTACCTACCAACCAACCAAGATACCCTATTCTGTATTGTCACTTTTATGTTCAAGGTGCCAAGGGAACGTTTCTATCTCCGGTAAAATATTCCAGTCTGAAGCTTAAGGGGTGTCTTAGTCCAAACAACTTTGCACATGACCTGTCCAAGCAAGATATTTCATTTTCTTGCgagtgatttaaaaaagaaata
This window harbors:
- the LOC142397977 gene encoding uncharacterized protein LOC142397977 gives rise to the protein MSLKRKKAGLVISWQKSFSILAPWRKGKGNRDTVLDRGVVLTKMKLFRNLNERLLMADDSVSTISTGSVSDQDILDLTKASVVNSHLQDKSTQPQKECGSDYLSSIFSHSQLPKLYKFESEDSGVEMPSGANSPSTPTGSEHSFVVHSRESSCDSCNLNSDPNRLPNRLGLNSPSSKIKKAKDSVDDSLNTTVDTQDNVFIHKEEFSSSATTVELNKGKVMDQSEVSEGFPEEDGEKLGQSEETISLTERSCSENMRSTQQSSTETCDVTIGKDVEPLRQSATRGSLEEYMDQCCRLSEAQQQSSSPLGSGLGYLKHICQLIEKIGQLQETNLRLQRQICSLQKDDRMTKTNEDFFQQHCSCGAAMLAFQEIKKRLSKNEFLSPSGTLSDLSTIPEVTRHPLISNRRGTRREGLTPIPQWKRSLNRRSYAEEETHFLGDMEGLFIPQCRRSENNTWGRMKDLVRKTTLRNHDRLGLTSTSLKMSCPQLYRPDLEPVEHFGRNRNSMIALGQQSKLDISWLL